Below is a genomic region from Paraburkholderia phenazinium.
AGACGCGCTACAACATCCGCTCGCGTTTCTTCGACGAGTTGCCGCAGGAAACGCTCAAGTGGCTCACGCCCAAGGTCGAGGCGGGTTCGCGCTGGGGTGGCCGCTCCGATAACGCCGGCTATGGCCGCGACTGGTTTGCGCGGCCGGGTTACACGGGCCCGTCGTCTTCGACCTCGGCGCCGCTGCCGGCTTTCGCCAATGAAACGCGCGCGGCCGAAAGCGGTTTCCGGGTCGGCCAGCAGGTGTTTCACACCAAGTTTGGCGAAGGCACGATCATCGCGCTCGAAGGCGGTGGCGCCGATGCGAAAGCGCAGGTCAAGTTCAAGCGGCACGGCGAAAAGTGGCTGGCGCTCGCCGTCGCCAAACTGCAGGCGGTCGAATGAGCGCGGCGCAAACCGGAGCGGCGGGCGGTCGTCGTCCGCTCGGGGTGATGGCGGCGTTGCCGCAGGAACTCGGTGATCTGGTCGAGGCGATGCGGGCGGAGTCTGGTGTCCGTACGGTCACGCATGGGCGCCGTGACTATCACCTCGGCACTGTGCATGGCGCGCCCTGTGTCGTGACACTGGCGCGGATCGGCAAGGTGGCCGCCGCGGCAACGGTCAGCGCGCTGATTCATGCGTTCGATGTCGACGCAGTGGTGTTTACCGGTGTCGCTGGCGGCGTGGGGCGTGAAGTGCGGATTGGCGATGTAGTTGTCGCCGATACTCTGGTGCAACACGATCTGGATGCGTCACCGTTGTTTCCGCGTTTCGAGGTGCCGTTGCTCGGCATCGCGCGGTTCGCTGCGGATCAGGTGCTGGCGGATCAACTCGCGGCGGCGACGGAACGTTTTGTCGCGGAAGAGGGCGAGGCGGTCGCGGCACGCTTTGGCACGCAACTGCCTCAGGTGCACCGGGGCCTCATCATCAGCGGCGATCAGTTCGTTGCCAGCGCGGCGGCTGTCGAGGCGCTGCGCGAGGCATTGCCGGATGCGCTCGCGGTCGAGATGGAAGGCGCAGCGATCGCGCAGGTCTGTCACGAGTACGGCGTGCCGTGTGCGATCGTGCGCACGGTGTCCGATACGGCGGACGCCCATGCACCCGCGTCGTTTGCTTCGTTTTTGACCGAGATCGCCGGGACCTACTCGAACGGTATTCTCAAGCGGTTCTTGCAGGCGCGCGTTTAGGCCTTCCCACCCGCGCCCGCCGCCAGCGCGTCGCGCACCTGCTGCAATGCGCTCGCATCCTCGATAGTCGGCAGGTCGCCCGGATCGCGGCCTTCCGCCAGCGCCGAGATCGCGCGGCGCAGCAGCTTGCCTGAACGCGTCTTCGGCAGCATCGCTACGAAATGCACCCGCGCCGGCCGCGCAATGGCGCCGAGTTGACGGTCGACCGTCGAAACCAGCTCGGCCTCGAGTTTCAGGCGCGCCTTGTCCGCCGCATAACGGTCCGCATCGCGCAACACGACGAACGCCAGCGCCACCTGGCCCTTCAGCGGATCCGCGACACCCACCACCGCAACCTCAGCCACGGCCTTATGGCTCGAGATCGCTTCCTCGATCTCCCGCGTGCCGAGCCGGTGACCCGCGACGTTGATCACGTCGTCGGTGCGCCCGAGGATCGTCACGTAGCCGTCGTCATCCTGGATGCCCCAGTCGAAGGTCGAATAGATCTGCTGGTCCGGCACGCTCGACCAGTACGTACTGACGAAACGCCGGTCGTCTCCCCACACCGTCGACATGCAACCTGGTGGCAGCGGATAGCCGAGCGTGATGACGCCTTTCTCGCCTGTTGCGCAGACGTCGCCGGTCTGCTCGTTGCGCAGCGTCAGGTTGTAGCCGTACACCGGCACGCCCGGCGAGCCGAGCTTCGGCGGTAACGCCTCGACGCCGCGCTGGATGGCGAGCATCGGCCAGCCGGTCTCGGTTTGCCAATAGTTGTCGACCACTGGTTTGCCGAGCGCGTCGGAGATCCACGAGGCCGTGGGTTCGTCGAGCGGCTCGCCGGCCAGAAACAGCGTGCGCAGGCTCGACAGGTCGTACTTCTTCAGCAGTGCCGGGTCCTGCTTCTTGAGCACGCGCAAGCCGGTCGGCGCGGTGAACATCAGGTTGATCCGATGCTGTTCGACAAGCCGCCACCAGATGCCACCGTCCGGGCGGATCGGCGTGCCTTCGTACATGACCGTAGTCAGGCCCGCGATCAACGGTGCATAAATGATGTAGCTGTGACCGACCACCCAGCCAATGTCCGAAGCGGTGAACATCGTGTCGCCCGCGCGCCCCTCGTAGATGTATTCCATGGATGCCGCCAGCGCCACCGCATACCCGCCCACGTCACGCACGACGCCTTTCGGACGGCCGGTGGTGCCCGACGTGTACAGCACGTACGAGGGCTCGTTCGACTCCAGCCATTCGCATGGCACATGCGCGTCGAAAAACTGCTCGCGCAGCGGCTCGTAGTCGACGAGGTAGCTGGCGTTCAGACGCTCCGGTGCAAGCTGCCGGTCGATCCGCAGCACATGCGGCGGCTTGTGCTGCGCGCGGGCGAGCGCTTCGTCGACGAGCGGCGTGTAGTCGATCACCTTGCCGCCGCGCGCGCCGGCGTCGGCGGTCACGATCAGCGCCGGGGTTGCATCGTCGATGCGCGCTGCGAGACTCGGCGCCGCAAAACCGCCGAACACGACAGAGTGAATCGCGCCGAGCCGGGCACAGGCGAGCATCGCGAACACCGCTTCGGGGATCATCGGCAGATAGATCAGCACGCGGTCGCCACGCTTGACGCCCAGCGAGCGCATCACCGCGGCCATGCGGTTGATTTCGGCGTATAGCTCCGCGTACGTGTAGCGTCGCTCGATGCCGGTTTCCGTCGAGACATAGACGAGCGCATTTTGCTGGGCGCGTTCGGCGAGATGGCGGTCGACCGCGTTATGGCACAGATTGGTCCGGCCGCCGACGAACCAGCGCGCAAACGGCGGATTCGAGCGGTCGAGCACCATCTCGAACGGCGTTTCCCAATGGATGCGCCGCGCTTCGTTGCGCCAGAAGTCTTCAGGGGCTTCGATGGAACGGCGGTGGAACTCGCGGTAACGGGTCATCGGCGGCGATCCTTCCTGCGATATGTTGTGAGCGAGCGTGACGGTGCGTGTCCGCACAGCATAGAGCAGGCGTGCAGGCGCGGACAACGCGGGTTCACCATAGGCAGGGTGTTAGCAAACCCGGTGCCTCGATCGCAATGGTGTTTTGCCGGCTCGGCCCGCAAAACGAAAAAAGGCGCCGCAGCGCCTTTCTCCGTCCATCCTCACGTCGCACGAAACTCACGCCTTCGCGCGTTTTCCCTCGACATCGGGCAGGAACACCGTCAGCACGCCGATCAGCGGCAGGAACGAGCAGACCTTGTACACATAAGCGATGCTGGTCGCGTCGGCCAGTTGGCCGAGCACTGCCGCACCGATCCCGCCCATGCCGAACGCAAAGCCGAAGAACAGCCCCGCGACCATCCCGACCTTGCCTGGAATCAGTTCCTGCGCGTAGACGAGGATCGCCGAGAACGCCGACGCCAGCACCACGCCGATCACGACCGTGAGGACGCCGGTCCAGAACAGGTTGGCATACGGCATCAGCAGCGTGAACGGCGCGACGCCGAGGATCGACACCCAGATCACGTACTTGCGGCCAATCCGGTCACCCACCGGACCGCCGATGATCGTGCCCGCCGCGACCGCCGCGAGGAACACAAACAGGTGGATCTGCGCGGCCTGGACCGGCAGATGGAACTTGTCGATCAGATAGAACGTGAAGTAGCTGTTGATGCTGGCGAGATAGAAGTACTTCGAGAACACCAGCAGCATCAGCACGCTCATTGCGAACAGAACCTTGTTGCGCGACAGCGTCGCATGGCCGGCCTGCGCGCCCTTGGCCTTTTTGGTGGCCGGATGACGCTTGTACCAGCGGCCGATCTGCGTAAGCACGACGATCGCAACCAGTGCCGCCACCGAGACCCACGCGATGCTGCGCTGGCCGTGCGGAATGATGATCAGCGCGGCGAGCAGCGGGCCGAGCGACGAGCCGGCGTTGCCGCCCACCTGGAACAGCGACTGCGCGAGACCGTGCTGGCCGCCCGAGGCCATCCGCGCGACTCGCGACGACTCCGGATGGAACACCGACGAACCGCAGCCGACGAGTGCCGCGGCCACCAGCAGAATGCCGAAATTCGGCGCTACCGACATCAGCAGCAGGCCGGCCAGCGTAAAGCCCATGCCGACAGGCAGGGAATACGGCTTCGGATGTTTGTCGGTGTAGATGCCGATCAGCGGCTGCAGCAGCGACGCCGTGATCTGGTAGGTCAGCGTGATCAGGCCGATCTGCCCAAACGACAGCGAAAAGTTGTCCTTCAGCATCGGATAGATCGCGAGGATCAGCGACTGGATCATGTCGTTGATCAGATGCGAGAAGCTGATTGCGCCGAGCACCGAGTACACGGTGCGTTGGGCCTTGACGGCCAGAGGGGCAGCGGTGGGGATGCTTGAACCGCCGGCGAGGGCGTTTTTATCGAGGCTCGTTTCCATGCGCGTGAGAGAGGGGAGAAAGTGAGCGGGCCGGATCCGCTGGGTGACGATACCGTCTGCGCCATATCGTCACACTACGGGGAACTATCTGACGTTTCATGAAGTGTAATGTGGCTTGCATGAAATGTTCGGACAAGTTTTGTCGCGAATCAGACATCAAACGACGTAATGCTGGCACCACGGTGGGGCGATCTGCCGTGCGTCGGTCACAAAGACCGATCATTTGCAATGTTTCGGTGCGTTCTGTCAGGGGGAATTTTGGCTGTGTATAAAGCCGTCGCTGGCGCGCTGTTCATATAGTGGACGCGCAGTGGGGACGGAACACCGCACGACGGCGGCTCTAAAGATTGCTGCCGCTGGTGCCGTAGACCCGAAGAGATAACAAGGAATGCCGGAACCGACCTTTCCGGCTGGTCATACGTGAGGACCAAATATGAAAGCAGTTTCGCTGGGCAGCCAGCCGGGTGTCGGTTTCGTGGCGAGTGATGAACCGGCGGGCGGTCCGTCCGGCTCGCGCGCGCCGGTTGGGCGGCTCAAGGGTTTGTCCGTGAAGGCGACGCTCCGACTGGCTTTCGCCGCGGTGCTGATCGGTACGCTGGTGATCGGGGTGTTTTCGCTGGCGCAGATCAGCCGGCTCAACGGATCGGCGCAATCGATCTACGACCAGGGCCACGTAGCGAGCCGCGCGGCCGAAGAAGCGCGAGGTTATGTGCTGCGCGCGAGCCGTGCGCAGAAGATGCTGCTGACCGCGACGACGGCCAAGGAGCGCGACGAACTCGGCTCGGACATCGACAAGGGTCTCGCCGGCCTGTCGACGCAGATCAACACGCTGCAGCAGTATGTCGATCCCGCCGATGCGGATCAGGTGTCGCAGCAGAAGAAATTCGCCGCGGCGGTCGGGACGTGGAGCGGCCACCTGCGCGATTTCGTGAAGCTGGTGAAGGCACAGCCGCTCGATCTGTCGCAGATGAACTGGCAGGTGGGCATGCAGGATGTGTCCTTGCTGGTGGAGACCGAAAAGCTCGAGAAGATGGTGGACGCGCTGGTCGAGCAGCGCGGCGTGGCCGCGAAGGCGACCATCGACGCCTCGGCGTTCATCTACCACTCGTCGTACGTGACGATGGCGGCGATGACAATCGGCCTGATCGTGCTGGCGTTTGTGATCAGCGAATGGGTGGTGCGACGGCTGGCGCGTCAACTGGGTGGCGAGCCGGTGTACGCGAAGGAGATTGCGAGCCGGATTGCGGCGGGGGATCTGTCGAACCAGATTGCGCTGGCACGCAACGATCATTCGAGCATGCTATCGGCGCTGCATGACATGCAGAGCGGGCTCTCGACGACGGTGTCGGATATCGCGGCGAGTGCTGACGCGATTGCGACGGCATCGGGCGAGATTTCGATGGGTAATCTGGACCTGTCGCAGCGCACCGAGCAGCAGGCGATGGCGCTGGAGCGCACGGCGAGCAGCATGGAGCAGTTGACCTCGACGGTACGGCAGAACGCCGACAACGCCAGGCAGGCGAGCACGCTGGCGAATAATGCTTCGGAGATTGCGGAGAAGGGCGGCGAGGTAGTGAGCCGCGTGGTGTCGACGATGATCGAGATCAACGACAGCGCGAAGAGCATTGGCGACATCATTGGGGTGATTGAGGGCATCGCATTCCAGACGAACATTCTCGCTTTGAACGCGGCTGTCGAGGCCGCGCGCGCGGGGGAAGAGGGGCGCGGATTTTCGGTGGTGGCGGCTGAGGTGCGGAATCTGGCGCAGCGCAGTGCTGGCGCGGCCAAAGAGATCAAGGGGTTGATCAGCACGTCGGTGGAGCGGGTGGGGAATGGGTCGGCGCTCGCGCAGGATGCTGGGAATACGATGGATGAGGTGGTGAAGGCGGTCAAGCGGGTGACCGATATCATGGGGGAGATCTCGGCTGCTTCTGCCGAGCAGAGTTCTGGTATCGAGGAGATTAATCTCGCGGTTACGCAGATGGATGCCGGGACCCAGCAGAATGCCGCTCTGGTTGAGCAGGCTACTGCTGCTGCTCGGGCTCTGGATGATCAGGCTAAGGCTTTGAAGGGGATGGTGGGGAGGTTTAGGTTGAATGGGTGAGGTTGGGGTGCCTGCGGCGCCTTGGTTGTTTTTCTGGCGGCGTTTGCCTTTCCTTGCCACCGCCGTAAAGGCAACGTCGGCCTGAAAGACGGGGCAGGATCTACGAACGCCGACGTTATACGCGAACGCCTACCAGGTTCGCTTTTTCAGCGTATAGCCATACAGGCCGTACTGTGTATTGGTGGCGGGGTCGAAATAAACACCTTGCGTGATACCGTCATCGGTTTCGGTCCACGATTTGCCGTAGTCCTTGCTGGCAAACGTCATGTCGCGTGGCGCACCTTCGCCGGAGGCATCCGTTGCATACACAAGCAGTACGCCACGCTTGCCCACGCTGAGTCCGTCCAGCATCAGACGTGCATCGAAGGTATGGGGTTGCTCGACCGTCTGATTGCGACGGTTTCCCCATGTCGATAGCGCACCGGTCCGGTGCCCGTTGTCACTCAAGTCCTTCCAGTTGCGCGGCGCCCCGAGCCGGGATAGCGCATATATCGCATAGGCGTAATCGGGCGGTACCTGCTCGGACTGTAGCGAAACGACTACCTGATCAGGAAGCTTCACGTCAGGCTCGAACGCGTCGCTATCCCATTTCAGCCGCTCCACAATGCTTTCAGGTTGCATGTCCGCTATTTCTTCCGGCACGTAGTAGGCAACACGCAGCGTGCCGTCCGGACCAAGGTCCACGGCGTCAAAGGTCTTTCGGGGCACGTCGTCCTCGGTTGCGTAGAGCGGAACTGTGATTTCTTTCCATGTACGCCCGCCATCCGCCGTGCGCCAGACGCACGGTCCCCAGCCAACCGCGTATCCCCGGTCAGGATCAAGGAAAAGTAGCTGGCTGATATTCCGGCTTTCCAGCCAGTCGAGTTGCGTCCAGTTCTTGCCGCCATCGCGCGAGCGCCAGAGCTTCGTGATATGCGGTGTCAAGCCATTCTTTGGCTCAGGAATCTTGTAGTCCATCCAGTCCGTGCTGACATACTGCGTGGTCCAGTCCTTCGAATACCACCAGGCCGCATCCTGTCCCGGCTGCTGGAAGTGGCGTGTCAACCCTCCGTCGATGGTGCCGCGAAAAAAGCTAACGGTGCGCCGATTCAGCCGCTCGCTGGAATTATTCATCCATGCTTCGCTAGGCTCCGCGTAGTCCGGGTCGTTCCGCTGACTAACGGGCTTGAACGTGATTACCGGGTCAGCAATCTTGAGACTGATAACCTCGTTCCCATTGATCCGGGAGTCGCCGCCCCCATACGGTTTGTCATTTTTCATGAATGTTGCTGAAATGGTCTGCCAGCCTGGGGTCGTCATGCTGTGATATCCGTAAATTGCGATGGCGGCCAGAAGGCTGCCTAAAATGAGTGTCCTGCGCCTAGGCATCCGCATGTCACTTCGCATCCATTAGCCGCCCGAGCACTTTGCTCACCCGGTCATCGATATCGGCTTTCGCTATGTTCCGTGCGTCCCCGATGGTGTCGCCTGCAACCACCTTGCCGCTGTCCCATACCTGCTCGTAGGTTCGCCAGTCGCCCCATTCTTCGAGCGCGGGGCCACCCATGATTTTCATCATGTCCGGAAGCTGCAAACGGGCCAGTCCGTCATCAAGATAGGCGAGCGGGGGTGTCTTGAATGCAAAGCTCTTGAAAGTATCGCTTTCTAGTTCCAGCTTGTATTGAGAAACCGTCATTTTGAAGCGGCCGTTTCCCGGCGTGGCGTTGCTCATCTGGATTATGTTTCCTTGCATATTTTGGTTGAGCCCATCTTTCATATCCAACTGAAGATATCGCCTCGCAAGAACAGGCTGAAAGCGGTATCTGGACCATTTCCGGTGAACGGATGAAAGCGAAGGAGCCGCACCGCGTGCCGCTATCGGCTCCGCGCTCGCACTCGTCAAGACGCTGAAAGAGTAGAAGCAGCATGAGACATTGGTATCACCGAATCGATCTGATGGAACAGCGCGATCCGACGATGGAGGTATGGACCGCGCATGTAAGGTCGCAATCGTCGCTCCTTCTGGGGGACTAGCGAGAGCCCCGTCGGCGCGGGGCAGCAATCACCAGCACGGGAGCCAGGCGAACGCCTACCAGAGTCGCTTTTTCAGCGTATAGCCGTACAGGCCGTACTGTGTATTGGTGGCGGGGTCGAAATAAACACCTTGCGTGATACCGTCATCGGTCTCGGTCCACGATTTGCCATAGTCCTTGCTGGCAAACGTCATGTCGCGTGGCGCACCTTCCCCGGAGGCATCCGTTGCATACACGAGTAGTACGCCACGCTTGCCCACGCTGAGTCCGTCCAGCATCAGACGTGCATCGAAGGTATGGGGTTGCTCGACCGTCTGATTGCCACGGTTTCCCCATGTCGATAGCGCACCGGTCCGGTGCCCGTTGTCACTCAAGTCCTTCCAGTTGCGCGGCGGGCCGAGCCGGGATAGCGCATAAACCGAATAGGCGTAATCGGGCGGTACCTGCTCGGACTGGAGCGAAACGACTACCTGATCAGGAAGCTTCACGTCAGGCTCGAACGCGTCGCTATCCCATTTCAGCCGCTCCACGATGCTTTCAGGTTGCATGTCCGCTATTTCTTCCGGCACGTAGTAGGCCACACGCAGCGTGCCGTCCGGACCAAGGTCTACGCCGTCGAAGGTCTTTCGCGGTTCGTCGTCCTCAGTTGCTTGGAGCGGAACCGTGATCTCTTTCCACGTGCGGCCGCCATCCGCCGTGCGCCAGACGCACGGTCCCCAGCCAACCGCGTATCCCCGGTCAGGATCAAGGAAAAGTAGCTGGCTGATATTCCGGTTTTCCAGCCAGTCGAGTTGCGTCCAGTTCTTGCCGCCATCGCGCGAGCGCCAGAGCTTCGTGATATGCGGTGTCAAGCCATTCTTTGGCTCAGGAATCTTGTAGTCCATCCAGTCCGTGCTGACATACTGCGTGGTCCAGTCCTTCGAATACCACC
It encodes:
- a CDS encoding 5'-methylthioadenosine/adenosylhomocysteine nucleosidase, with the protein product MSAAQTGAAGGRRPLGVMAALPQELGDLVEAMRAESGVRTVTHGRRDYHLGTVHGAPCVVTLARIGKVAAAATVSALIHAFDVDAVVFTGVAGGVGREVRIGDVVVADTLVQHDLDASPLFPRFEVPLLGIARFAADQVLADQLAAATERFVAEEGEAVAARFGTQLPQVHRGLIISGDQFVASAAAVEALREALPDALAVEMEGAAIAQVCHEYGVPCAIVRTVSDTADAHAPASFASFLTEIAGTYSNGILKRFLQARV
- a CDS encoding propionate--CoA ligase, giving the protein MRTRTVTLAHNISQEGSPPMTRYREFHRRSIEAPEDFWRNEARRIHWETPFEMVLDRSNPPFARWFVGGRTNLCHNAVDRHLAERAQQNALVYVSTETGIERRYTYAELYAEINRMAAVMRSLGVKRGDRVLIYLPMIPEAVFAMLACARLGAIHSVVFGGFAAPSLAARIDDATPALIVTADAGARGGKVIDYTPLVDEALARAQHKPPHVLRIDRQLAPERLNASYLVDYEPLREQFFDAHVPCEWLESNEPSYVLYTSGTTGRPKGVVRDVGGYAVALAASMEYIYEGRAGDTMFTASDIGWVVGHSYIIYAPLIAGLTTVMYEGTPIRPDGGIWWRLVEQHRINLMFTAPTGLRVLKKQDPALLKKYDLSSLRTLFLAGEPLDEPTASWISDALGKPVVDNYWQTETGWPMLAIQRGVEALPPKLGSPGVPVYGYNLTLRNEQTGDVCATGEKGVITLGYPLPPGCMSTVWGDDRRFVSTYWSSVPDQQIYSTFDWGIQDDDGYVTILGRTDDVINVAGHRLGTREIEEAISSHKAVAEVAVVGVADPLKGQVALAFVVLRDADRYAADKARLKLEAELVSTVDRQLGAIARPARVHFVAMLPKTRSGKLLRRAISALAEGRDPGDLPTIEDASALQQVRDALAAGAGGKA
- a CDS encoding MFS transporter, whose product is METSLDKNALAGGSSIPTAAPLAVKAQRTVYSVLGAISFSHLINDMIQSLILAIYPMLKDNFSLSFGQIGLITLTYQITASLLQPLIGIYTDKHPKPYSLPVGMGFTLAGLLLMSVAPNFGILLVAAALVGCGSSVFHPESSRVARMASGGQHGLAQSLFQVGGNAGSSLGPLLAALIIIPHGQRSIAWVSVAALVAIVVLTQIGRWYKRHPATKKAKGAQAGHATLSRNKVLFAMSVLMLLVFSKYFYLASINSYFTFYLIDKFHLPVQAAQIHLFVFLAAVAAGTIIGGPVGDRIGRKYVIWVSILGVAPFTLLMPYANLFWTGVLTVVIGVVLASAFSAILVYAQELIPGKVGMVAGLFFGFAFGMGGIGAAVLGQLADATSIAYVYKVCSFLPLIGVLTVFLPDVEGKRAKA
- a CDS encoding methyl-accepting chemotaxis protein codes for the protein MKAVSLGSQPGVGFVASDEPAGGPSGSRAPVGRLKGLSVKATLRLAFAAVLIGTLVIGVFSLAQISRLNGSAQSIYDQGHVASRAAEEARGYVLRASRAQKMLLTATTAKERDELGSDIDKGLAGLSTQINTLQQYVDPADADQVSQQKKFAAAVGTWSGHLRDFVKLVKAQPLDLSQMNWQVGMQDVSLLVETEKLEKMVDALVEQRGVAAKATIDASAFIYHSSYVTMAAMTIGLIVLAFVISEWVVRRLARQLGGEPVYAKEIASRIAAGDLSNQIALARNDHSSMLSALHDMQSGLSTTVSDIAASADAIATASGEISMGNLDLSQRTEQQAMALERTASSMEQLTSTVRQNADNARQASTLANNASEIAEKGGEVVSRVVSTMIEINDSAKSIGDIIGVIEGIAFQTNILALNAAVEAARAGEEGRGFSVVAAEVRNLAQRSAGAAKEIKGLISTSVERVGNGSALAQDAGNTMDEVVKAVKRVTDIMGEISAASAEQSSGIEEINLAVTQMDAGTQQNAALVEQATAAARALDDQAKALKGMVGRFRLNG
- a CDS encoding WD40/YVTN/BNR-like repeat-containing protein codes for the protein MRSDMRMPRRRTLILGSLLAAIAIYGYHSMTTPGWQTISATFMKNDKPYGGGDSRINGNEVISLKIADPVITFKPVSQRNDPDYAEPSEAWMNNSSERLNRRTVSFFRGTIDGGLTRHFQQPGQDAAWWYSKDWTTQYVSTDWMDYKIPEPKNGLTPHITKLWRSRDGGKNWTQLDWLESRNISQLLFLDPDRGYAVGWGPCVWRTADGGRTWKEITVPLYATEDDVPRKTFDAVDLGPDGTLRVAYYVPEEIADMQPESIVERLKWDSDAFEPDVKLPDQVVVSLQSEQVPPDYAYAIYALSRLGAPRNWKDLSDNGHRTGALSTWGNRRNQTVEQPHTFDARLMLDGLSVGKRGVLLVYATDASGEGAPRDMTFASKDYGKSWTETDDGITQGVYFDPATNTQYGLYGYTLKKRTW
- a CDS encoding WD40/YVTN/BNR-like repeat-containing protein, whose amino-acid sequence is MKNDKPYGGGNSHFSGKDVISLKVASPELRYRVVDLDKGYNAAQAVPEESWMDNSNERLNRSTVSFLRGTIDGGLTRYFQQPGQDAAWWYSKDWTTQYVSTDWMDYKIPEPKNGLTPHITKLWRSRDGGKNWTQLDWLENRNISQLLFLDPDRGYAVGWGPCVWRTADGGRTWKEITVPLQATEDDEPRKTFDGVDLGPDGTLRVAYYVPEEIADMQPESIVERLKWDSDAFEPDVKLPDQVVVSLQSEQVPPDYAYSVYALSRLGPPRNWKDLSDNGHRTGALSTWGNRGNQTVEQPHTFDARLMLDGLSVGKRGVLLVYATDASGEGAPRDMTFASKDYGKSWTETDDGITQGVYFDPATNTQYGLYGYTLKKRLW